A stretch of the Notolabrus celidotus isolate fNotCel1 chromosome 3, fNotCel1.pri, whole genome shotgun sequence genome encodes the following:
- the elp4 gene encoding elongator complex protein 4 isoform X1: MAAPVSSVGKPAVTSFQKKTRSKLISIPGTRPSVQNGQLLVSTGVTSLDYLLGGGLAVGTVLLIGVRCMLKTGVFLSPPLLVGDMIEEDRYDSYSRMILKYFLAEGVVCRHELFVASAQDNPDDILQELPSPILDDVAIHKPAEQPRLPSEPQDSLDAMKIAWRYQNLPKVQTALASSSRFGHYYDVSKTMEPEIRQAAKCHRFYLPEHPTQSSPTHSTTLRSYSELLKSLQEVIYREGFDLATPMSNSRNILRIGLHSLGSVMWGDDLCCHDNPRNSHALTTFLYGLRALLRSSLSVAVITVPSHLIQDRTLMGSVTRLCDNAIALESFKGCERETNPLYKDYHGLLHVRQIPHLNCLASQLPDHKDLAFKLKRKQFTIERLHLPPDLSETVSRVSRGELAGAHTVASACGTGTSGNKHLDF; encoded by the exons ATGGCGGCTCCCGTGAGCAGTGTGGGGAAACCTGCAGTTACGAGTTTCCAGAAGAAAACAAGGAGCAAACTAATCTCTATTCCTGGTACCAGACCCTCGGTTCAAAACGGACAACTCTTAGTTTCTACCGGTGTGACGTCCCTTGACTATCTGCTCG GTGGTGGGTTAGCAGTTGGAACAGTACTCCTCATAG GGGTCAGGTGCATGCTCAAGACAGGTGTCTTCCTCTCACCTCCTCTGCTGGTCGGGGATATGATAG agGAGGACCGATATGATAGCTACTCACGTATGATCTTGAAGTACTTCCTGGCAGAAGGCGTTGTGTGTCGACATGAACTTTTTGTGGCATCTGCTCAAGATAACCCTGATGACATCCTACAG GAACTCCCATCTCCCATCCTCGATGATGTTGCTATTCACAAACCAGCGGAGCAGCCCAGGCTGCCCTCTGAACCCCAGGACAGTTTGGATGCCATGAAGATCGCCTGGCGCTATCAGAATCTACCCAAAGTACAG ACTGCCCTGGCATCCTCGTCACGGTTCGGGCACTACTATGACGTCTCCAAGACAATGGAGCCAGAAATTCGTCAGGCAGCCAAGTGCCACCGCTTCTACCTTCCAGAGCATCCCACCCAGTCATCACCCACACACAG TACCACGCTCCGGTCCTACTCTGAGTTGCTGAAGTCACTGCAGGAGGTCATATACAGGGAGGGATTTGATCTGGCAACCCCGATG TCAAACTCGCGCAACATCCTGCGAATTGGGCTTCACTCTCTTGGCTCAGTTATGTGGGGTGATGACCTGTGCTGCCATGACAACCCCAGAAACAGCCACGCCCTCACAACTTTTCTCTATGGACTGCGTGCTTTGCTAAGGTCATCGCTATCAGTTGCAGTAATTACTGTGCCTTCACATCTCATACAG GACAGAACTCTAATGGGCAGCGTAACCAGGCTATGTGACAATGCCATTGCCCTGGAATCATTCAAaggctgtgagagagagaccaaCCCACTCTACAAAGATTACCATg GCCTGTTACATGTACGCCAAATACCTCACCTGAACTGTCTGGCAAGTCAACTCCCTGACCATAAGGACCTGGCCTTTAAGCTCAAGAGAAAGCAGTTCACTATTGAG